The Thermanaerovibrio acidaminovorans DSM 6589 genome contains a region encoding:
- a CDS encoding 2-oxoacid:ferredoxin oxidoreductase subunit beta, whose translation MPREDVMKWLRSQFMPHIWCPGCGHGIVMHALLRALSDLQKDPTKTVISSGIGCSSRLPGYVNACTLHTTHGRSLAFATGVKLANPELTVVDVMGDGDCSAIGGNHFIHACRRNIGITAIVMNNNIYGMTGGQASPTTPHGAYASTTPYGAIDPAFDLCKLAIGAGATYVARATIAQPQLCETLIKKAIQNDGFSVVEIVTHCHTQFGRKNKRSRPLDNFNFFKDHSVMKAKADTMSPEELEGKIVIGELHNVKGEEYTHRYQQLIERVRG comes from the coding sequence ATGCCCCGCGAGGACGTTATGAAGTGGCTCCGCAGCCAGTTCATGCCCCACATCTGGTGCCCCGGCTGTGGACACGGTATAGTGATGCATGCCCTTCTTAGGGCCCTCAGCGATCTTCAGAAGGATCCCACCAAGACGGTCATATCCTCCGGGATAGGCTGCTCCAGCCGCCTTCCCGGTTACGTGAACGCCTGCACCCTGCACACCACCCACGGCCGTTCCCTGGCTTTCGCCACCGGAGTTAAGCTGGCCAACCCGGAACTCACGGTCGTCGACGTGATGGGTGACGGGGACTGCTCCGCCATAGGGGGTAACCACTTCATCCACGCCTGCCGCAGGAACATCGGCATAACCGCCATCGTCATGAACAACAACATCTACGGCATGACCGGTGGTCAGGCGTCCCCCACCACCCCCCATGGGGCCTATGCCTCCACCACCCCCTACGGGGCCATAGATCCCGCCTTCGATCTATGCAAGCTGGCCATCGGGGCGGGTGCCACCTACGTGGCCCGGGCCACCATAGCCCAGCCCCAGCTCTGCGAGACCCTCATCAAGAAGGCGATCCAGAACGATGGCTTTTCGGTGGTGGAGATCGTGACCCACTGCCACACCCAGTTCGGCCGGAAGAACAAGAGGAGCCGTCCCCTGGACAACTTCAACTTCTTCAAGGATCACAGTGTGATGAAGGCCAAGGCTGATACCATGTCCCCCGAGGAGCTGGAGGGAAAGATAGTGATCGGTGAGCTCCACAACGTGAAGGGTGAGGAGTACACCCACAGGTATCAGCAGCTCATAGAGCGGGTAAGGGGGTAG
- a CDS encoding 2-oxoacid:acceptor oxidoreductase subunit alpha codes for MPRVEFWQGNKAIAMGGIAAGCRFYGGYPITPSTEVAEVMAEELPLVGGKFIQMEDEIAGIAAAIGAALTGVKAMTATSGPGFSLKQENLGYAYMAEIPLVVVDVMRGGPSTGLPTKVSQADVMQARWGTHGDHGTIAYAPSSVQDSFDLTVKAFNMSERFRQPVLIMTDEVVGHMREKIVVPDSVETVDRKRPSVPADQFVPYKADDDDVPPMAAFGDGYRWHVTGLTSNDWGFPTNNASDIDKKATRIIRKVDRFRDEIVEYSCESLEDAEVLVVSYGSVSRSALRAVRELRAKGVKVGHFRPITLWPFPDKELRSLASNVKKVIVPELNAGQMVLEVERVMGGVAEVISKTLINGELFKPAQIAAAVEEVA; via the coding sequence ATGCCTAGGGTCGAGTTTTGGCAGGGCAACAAGGCCATCGCCATGGGCGGCATAGCCGCCGGTTGCCGTTTCTACGGTGGCTATCCCATCACCCCCTCCACCGAGGTGGCGGAGGTAATGGCGGAGGAGCTCCCCCTGGTGGGCGGCAAGTTCATCCAGATGGAGGACGAGATCGCCGGAATAGCCGCCGCCATAGGGGCGGCGCTCACTGGCGTCAAGGCCATGACCGCCACCTCTGGCCCGGGCTTCTCCCTCAAGCAGGAGAACCTGGGTTACGCCTACATGGCGGAGATCCCCCTGGTGGTGGTGGACGTCATGCGGGGTGGCCCCTCCACCGGGCTTCCCACCAAGGTCTCCCAGGCGGACGTGATGCAGGCCCGTTGGGGCACCCACGGGGACCACGGCACCATAGCCTACGCTCCCTCCTCAGTCCAGGACAGCTTCGATCTGACCGTTAAGGCCTTCAACATGTCCGAGCGCTTCCGCCAGCCGGTCCTCATAATGACCGACGAGGTGGTGGGGCACATGAGGGAGAAGATCGTAGTCCCCGACTCGGTTGAGACCGTGGATCGCAAGCGCCCCTCCGTCCCCGCGGACCAGTTCGTCCCCTACAAGGCGGATGACGATGACGTGCCCCCCATGGCGGCCTTCGGCGATGGTTACCGTTGGCACGTGACGGGGTTGACCAGCAACGACTGGGGCTTCCCCACCAACAACGCCTCCGACATAGACAAGAAGGCCACCCGCATAATCCGCAAGGTGGACCGGTTCCGGGATGAGATAGTGGAGTACTCCTGCGAGTCCCTGGAGGACGCGGAGGTCCTGGTGGTCTCCTACGGAAGCGTCAGCCGTTCCGCCCTGAGGGCGGTCCGGGAGCTCCGGGCCAAGGGGGTCAAGGTGGGTCACTTCCGGCCCATAACCCTATGGCCCTTCCCTGACAAGGAACTTAGGAGCCTGGCCTCCAACGTAAAGAAGGTCATCGTGCCGGAGCTCAACGCGGGACAGATGGTCCTGGAGGTGGAGAGGGTAATGGGCGGAGTGGCGGAGGTCATATCCAAGACCCTCATAAACGGTGAGCTTTTCAAGCCGGCCCAGATAGCGGCCGCTGTCGAGGAGGTGGCGTAA
- a CDS encoding 4Fe-4S dicluster domain-containing protein, which translates to MAKKFSVLVNKKWCKGCGLCIGICPKKVLELDSRVKCEAARQDDCIGCHQCDNICPDFAITVKEREDNA; encoded by the coding sequence TTGGCCAAGAAGTTCTCCGTCCTTGTGAACAAGAAATGGTGCAAGGGGTGCGGACTTTGCATCGGCATATGCCCGAAGAAGGTTTTGGAGCTGGACAGCAGGGTCAAGTGTGAGGCGGCCCGTCAGGACGACTGCATAGGGTGTCACCAGTGCGACAACATCTGCCCGGACTTCGCCATCACCGTGAAGGAGCGTGAGGACAATGCCTAG
- a CDS encoding NAD(P)/FAD-dependent oxidoreductase, which yields MEWKDTAEVVVVGGGVQGMSVAYNLAKFGVKDVVVLEKGSICSGSTGRCGAGIRAQWGTEMNCRLGLASLNLFEQLEEELGMDVGLNQCGYLMVAYKESEFETLKKSMALQNSLGIKTRVVSREEALEICPGLSADDAVGFTFHERDGHADPFLTTFAYQEAAKRLGVTVHKFTEVTGIRVQGDRIAGVETSKGFISTRAVVNCAGPYAQFIAAMAGVKIPNYSERHEIIITEPVEFGVCPPMLMSFSGNYYIQQRPHGSIIGGCSPEGHPEDFENRGTADFLEHMSRTFVKVLPRTKGIRVVRQWSGMYNMTPDKQPELGETDVKGFYLSTGYSGHGFMFAPISGQLIAELYTKGTTSIDISMLHYKRFERGELILEPAVV from the coding sequence ATGGAGTGGAAGGATACCGCTGAAGTCGTCGTGGTTGGTGGTGGGGTCCAGGGGATGTCGGTGGCCTATAACCTGGCCAAGTTCGGCGTCAAGGACGTGGTGGTCCTGGAAAAGGGCTCCATCTGCTCCGGCTCCACCGGCCGTTGCGGTGCCGGCATAAGGGCCCAGTGGGGCACCGAGATGAATTGCCGTCTGGGGCTTGCGTCCCTGAACCTTTTCGAGCAGCTGGAGGAGGAGCTGGGGATGGACGTGGGGCTCAACCAGTGCGGCTACCTCATGGTGGCCTACAAGGAGAGCGAGTTCGAGACCCTCAAGAAGAGCATGGCCCTCCAGAACAGCTTGGGGATAAAGACCCGAGTGGTCAGCAGGGAGGAGGCCCTGGAGATATGCCCGGGCCTCTCGGCGGATGACGCGGTGGGGTTCACCTTCCACGAGCGGGACGGTCACGCGGATCCGTTTCTCACCACCTTCGCCTACCAGGAGGCGGCCAAGCGCCTTGGGGTAACGGTCCACAAGTTCACCGAGGTGACGGGGATAAGGGTCCAGGGGGATCGTATAGCGGGGGTGGAGACCAGCAAGGGGTTCATATCCACCCGGGCTGTGGTCAACTGCGCTGGTCCCTACGCCCAGTTCATCGCCGCCATGGCGGGAGTCAAGATTCCCAACTACTCGGAGCGGCACGAGATCATAATAACCGAGCCGGTGGAGTTCGGTGTCTGCCCTCCCATGCTGATGAGCTTCTCCGGTAACTACTACATCCAGCAGCGTCCCCACGGATCCATAATAGGCGGTTGCAGCCCCGAGGGGCACCCGGAGGACTTCGAGAACCGGGGCACCGCGGACTTCCTAGAGCACATGTCCAGGACCTTCGTCAAGGTACTTCCCAGGACCAAGGGTATCCGGGTTGTCCGCCAGTGGTCTGGCATGTACAACATGACTCCCGACAAGCAGCCGGAGCTGGGAGAGACGGATGTGAAGGGCTTCTACCTGTCCACCGGTTACTCGGGTCACGGGTTCATGTTTGCCCCCATCTCCGGGCAGCTGATAGCGGAGCTCTACACCAAGGGCACCACGTCCATCGATATATCCATGCTCCACTACAAGCGTTTCGAGCGGGGAGAGCTGATCCTGGAACCGGCGGTGGTCTAG
- a CDS encoding (2Fe-2S)-binding protein yields MSDVIRAGNVCDNEEVENRERGIVICRCEEVTLGEIRDWIERGYDTFDELKRLLRVGMGPCQGRGCREMILREISRMTGRPVAEIPAGTIRPPVKPVKLGILASGGRE; encoded by the coding sequence ATGAGCGACGTCATCAGGGCCGGCAACGTGTGCGACAACGAGGAAGTGGAGAACCGGGAGCGGGGCATAGTGATATGCCGCTGTGAGGAGGTCACCCTGGGGGAGATAAGGGACTGGATCGAGCGGGGTTACGACACCTTTGACGAGCTCAAGCGTCTCCTCCGGGTTGGCATGGGCCCCTGTCAGGGGCGGGGCTGCAGGGAGATGATACTGAGGGAGATCTCCAGGATGACCGGCAGGCCGGTGGCGGAGATCCCCGCGGGGACCATCCGTCCGCCGGTTAAGCCCGTAAAGCTTGGCATCCTAGCCTCGGGGGGTCGGGAATGA
- a CDS encoding 4Fe-4S dicluster domain-containing protein: MTDKELLFNSGILVEHREGAELPPMDLWKGKKNGLVVIECPQRIPCNPCNTSCPTGAVIPFKDINDVPKIDYSKCTGCAMCVAKCPGLACFVVDLTWGDEGMALMKLPYEMLPRPEKGDRVQCLDRVGQVVFESTVEAVTEPWKDSTLVVHVGVPVDLVDKVRAVRVVK, encoded by the coding sequence ATGACCGATAAGGAGCTTTTGTTCAACAGCGGGATCCTGGTGGAGCATCGGGAGGGGGCGGAGCTTCCCCCCATGGACCTTTGGAAGGGGAAGAAGAACGGGCTGGTGGTGATCGAGTGTCCCCAACGGATACCCTGCAACCCTTGCAACACCAGCTGTCCCACCGGTGCGGTCATTCCGTTCAAGGATATAAACGACGTTCCCAAGATAGATTACTCCAAGTGCACCGGGTGTGCCATGTGTGTGGCCAAGTGCCCGGGGTTGGCCTGCTTCGTGGTGGACCTCACCTGGGGGGATGAGGGCATGGCGTTGATGAAGCTGCCCTATGAGATGTTGCCCCGTCCTGAGAAGGGTGACCGGGTTCAGTGTCTTGACCGGGTGGGTCAGGTGGTCTTCGAGAGCACCGTTGAGGCGGTGACCGAGCCCTGGAAGGACTCCACCCTGGTGGTTCACGTGGGGGTACCGGTTGATCTGGTCGATAAGGTTCGTGCCGTGAGGGTGGTGAAGTGA
- a CDS encoding FAD/NAD(P)-binding oxidoreductase, giving the protein MGMMSTDVLVVGGGAAGLSAAAEAASCGARVTVLESDLQLGGQLIKQTHKFFGSKDEYAGTRGYKIADILLDEIRSAGDRVEVHTNVTVTGYYPENGTITAMRGEEEYFRVSAKKVIVATGAQERLIPFPNNDLPGVYGAGAVQTLMNVYGVVPGKRVLMVGAGNIGLIVSYQLMQAGVQVAAVVEAMPKVGGYWVHAAKIRRLGVPIYLRYSIKEALGSQVVEGAIIQEVDDRCSGIGNEKEIDCDIICMAVGLSPTVELCWQAGCQMKYVPHLCGYVPLRDRTMRTSHKDIWVAGDASGIEEASAAMVEGRIAGLSAAMSLGFKGDPGKLDEYWSRLGHLRAGEVGEKIRAGISQVMVDGWEE; this is encoded by the coding sequence ATGGGCATGATGAGCACGGACGTTTTGGTCGTCGGTGGTGGCGCGGCGGGGCTATCCGCCGCGGCGGAGGCCGCCTCTTGCGGTGCCAGGGTAACGGTCTTGGAGAGCGACCTGCAGCTTGGTGGGCAGCTGATAAAGCAGACCCACAAGTTCTTCGGGAGCAAGGACGAGTACGCGGGCACCAGGGGCTACAAGATAGCCGATATCCTTCTCGACGAGATCAGATCCGCCGGAGACAGGGTTGAGGTCCACACCAACGTTACGGTTACCGGCTACTATCCCGAGAATGGCACCATAACCGCCATGAGGGGTGAGGAGGAGTACTTCCGGGTCTCCGCCAAGAAGGTGATAGTGGCCACCGGGGCCCAGGAGAGGCTGATCCCCTTCCCGAACAATGACCTGCCGGGCGTCTACGGGGCCGGGGCGGTCCAGACCCTCATGAACGTCTACGGGGTTGTCCCTGGCAAGAGGGTCCTCATGGTTGGGGCGGGCAACATAGGGCTGATCGTCAGCTATCAGCTCATGCAGGCGGGGGTTCAAGTGGCGGCGGTTGTGGAGGCCATGCCCAAGGTGGGAGGCTACTGGGTGCACGCCGCCAAGATCCGCCGGCTTGGGGTCCCAATATACCTGAGGTACAGCATAAAGGAGGCCCTCGGCAGCCAGGTGGTTGAGGGGGCCATCATCCAGGAAGTGGACGATCGCTGCTCCGGCATCGGCAACGAGAAGGAGATAGATTGCGACATCATCTGTATGGCGGTTGGCCTATCCCCGACCGTGGAGCTGTGCTGGCAGGCGGGGTGCCAGATGAAGTACGTGCCCCATCTGTGCGGTTACGTGCCCCTGCGGGACAGGACCATGAGGACCAGCCACAAGGACATCTGGGTGGCGGGGGACGCGTCCGGCATTGAGGAGGCCAGCGCCGCCATGGTGGAGGGGCGCATAGCGGGCCTGTCCGCCGCCATGAGCCTGGGGTTCAAGGGGGACCCGGGCAAGCTGGACGAGTACTGGAGCAGGCTTGGTCACCTGCGGGCCGGCGAGGTGGGGGAGAAGATCCGGGCCGGCATAAGCCAGGTTATGGTGGACGGTTGGGAGGAGTAG
- a CDS encoding (2Fe-2S)-binding protein translates to MHLIDQHPILNYRHGRRVKFTFDGKEMEGYEGEPIAVALHANGVRVYRITPEMKRPRGFFCAIGKCSSCFMVVNGVPNVRTCVTPLEEGMDVRTQVGKGKVSI, encoded by the coding sequence ATGCACCTGATTGACCAGCATCCCATACTGAATTACCGACATGGAAGAAGGGTGAAGTTCACCTTCGACGGTAAGGAGATGGAGGGATATGAGGGGGAGCCGATAGCGGTGGCCCTTCATGCGAACGGGGTTCGTGTATATCGTATAACGCCTGAGATGAAGCGTCCCCGAGGCTTCTTCTGCGCCATAGGCAAGTGCAGCAGTTGCTTCATGGTGGTTAACGGTGTCCCCAACGTGAGGACCTGCGTCACCCCCCTTGAGGAGGGCATGGACGTCAGGACCCAGGTTGGCAAGGGCAAGGTGTCCATTTAA
- the tsaB gene encoding tRNA (adenosine(37)-N6)-threonylcarbamoyltransferase complex dimerization subunit type 1 TsaB, with protein sequence MTRLLLLDTSCGLTSAGVVDAGGILGEVRLDLGRRQSSLLPNVVEDLLRLLDVSLQSLEGIGVVVGPGVYTGLRVGVCYAAGLAEALGVEVYPVSTLDAMAFEPPLWDGPTCAFVRAKRGFLYAAIYDDPSSGPCWGPYMVEAGDLMGRLAGSGVRLVRGPRCEELRLEGTPFRFEELRSPSIRGMIRSVEAGLSSLESPVDVRVMYLREPDFGPPSCHG encoded by the coding sequence TTGACTAGGTTGTTGCTTTTGGACACCTCCTGCGGGCTCACCTCCGCGGGGGTGGTGGACGCGGGGGGTATCCTTGGGGAGGTCAGGTTGGACTTAGGTAGGCGACAGTCCTCCCTTTTGCCCAACGTGGTGGAGGATCTCCTCAGGCTATTGGACGTCAGCCTTCAGTCCCTGGAGGGGATAGGGGTTGTCGTGGGTCCCGGGGTCTACACGGGGCTCCGGGTGGGGGTGTGTTACGCCGCTGGCCTGGCGGAGGCCTTGGGGGTGGAGGTGTACCCGGTGTCCACCTTGGACGCCATGGCCTTCGAGCCTCCCCTATGGGATGGGCCCACGTGCGCCTTCGTGAGGGCCAAGCGGGGCTTCCTGTACGCCGCCATCTATGATGATCCGTCCTCGGGTCCCTGTTGGGGGCCGTACATGGTGGAGGCGGGGGATCTTATGGGGCGCCTGGCGGGCAGTGGGGTCCGGTTAGTGAGGGGTCCAAGGTGTGAGGAGCTGCGGCTGGAGGGGACCCCCTTCAGGTTTGAGGAGCTTAGATCCCCCTCGATTAGGGGGATGATCCGGTCCGTGGAGGCGGGGCTCTCTTCCCTGGAGTCCCCGGTGGATGTGCGGGTGATGTATCTGAGGGAGCCCGATTTCGGTCCCCCGTCTTGTCATGGCTGA
- the tsaE gene encoding tRNA (adenosine(37)-N6)-threonylcarbamoyltransferase complex ATPase subunit type 1 TsaE, translating into MGIEHRFEVRDLADMERLGRAMAHGLYPGLMVCLDGELGAGKTTLVQAIGRGLGIGFMSSPSFLIVKEYDSEPPLVHVDLYRLEGHQVDHLALWEYLDEGRVVLVEWASRMDRGPYRDRWDMEISMGDHPESRWIKASALSPDALASLEVALASYREGNDLDGGRKVD; encoded by the coding sequence ATGGGAATCGAGCATCGGTTTGAGGTAAGGGACCTGGCGGACATGGAGCGCCTCGGGAGGGCCATGGCTCATGGACTCTATCCGGGGCTAATGGTCTGTCTTGATGGGGAGCTTGGGGCGGGGAAGACCACCCTGGTTCAGGCCATTGGCAGGGGCCTGGGTATAGGTTTCATGTCCAGCCCGAGCTTCCTGATCGTCAAGGAGTACGATTCAGAGCCTCCCCTGGTTCACGTGGATCTCTACAGGCTTGAGGGACACCAGGTGGATCACCTGGCCCTGTGGGAGTACCTGGACGAGGGAAGGGTGGTGTTGGTGGAGTGGGCCAGCCGAATGGACAGGGGGCCCTACCGGGATAGGTGGGACATGGAGATCTCCATGGGGGACCACCCGGAGAGCCGGTGGATCAAGGCGTCCGCCCTCTCGCCGGATGCCTTGGCCTCCTTGGAGGTGGCGTTGGCCTCCTACCGGGAGGGGAACGATCTGGATGGGGGGCGTAAGGTTGACTAG
- a CDS encoding NAD(P)H-hydrate epimerase, producing MPIVAYDPDKVREADRAAVRMGVPGGILMENAGAAAASVIWDRFRPTGRVVILCGPGNNGGDGFVVARHLMIRGAEVVVLSTSVDRRGDSKAAEDMYLACGGRVLASSEVSDPEVSDLLGGACLVVDALLGTGSGGEIRGQVARLVELLLETYSGPLVALDMPTGFHGRTGVSLGVGVRADLTVTFLAPKSGAMFTPAFDHVGEMVVSPIGVPPRLVLPQRADVVGVGYEDLSHMRLPMWPGQNKSHRGMVAVLGGSGMFGGAPFLSAMGALCGGAGWVVCGVPSQWAPTYGHLVPESMVLPLPSDGRGDLTSEAWDVIASSYGDRIRCLVLGPGMGRGEGASSLVRRVLSSWDGPLVLDADGLRILADTGLPREARCSLWITPHEGEAACLLGTSSRWVVENRRDAAEALASRFGGVVLKGRNSVVMRGEALSVVCAGHPNLSVPGSGDVLAGIIGASIARMGDVEEAVCLAVILHGVAGERLASSGRADGILAREIAHQAALVLGGLGDV from the coding sequence TTGCCTATCGTCGCTTACGACCCTGATAAGGTGAGGGAGGCGGATAGGGCGGCCGTGCGGATGGGGGTCCCCGGGGGGATCCTGATGGAGAACGCGGGGGCCGCCGCCGCTTCGGTGATCTGGGATCGTTTTCGCCCCACCGGCAGGGTGGTGATCCTTTGCGGGCCTGGCAACAACGGGGGCGATGGGTTTGTGGTGGCCAGGCATCTGATGATCCGTGGGGCCGAGGTGGTGGTCCTGTCCACCTCCGTGGACAGGAGGGGAGACTCCAAGGCGGCGGAGGACATGTACCTGGCCTGTGGTGGCAGGGTCCTGGCCTCGTCGGAGGTTTCGGATCCGGAGGTGTCGGACCTCCTTGGGGGGGCATGTCTCGTGGTGGATGCCCTTCTTGGCACCGGATCAGGGGGGGAGATCCGGGGGCAGGTGGCCAGGCTGGTGGAGCTTCTCCTCGAAACCTACTCAGGGCCCCTGGTCGCCCTGGACATGCCGACCGGCTTCCACGGCAGGACCGGGGTGTCCTTGGGAGTGGGTGTCCGGGCGGATCTGACGGTCACTTTCTTGGCCCCGAAGAGCGGGGCCATGTTCACCCCCGCCTTCGATCACGTGGGGGAGATGGTGGTCTCCCCCATAGGGGTTCCCCCCCGGTTGGTCCTGCCCCAGCGAGCAGACGTGGTGGGTGTAGGCTACGAGGACCTGTCTCACATGAGGCTCCCCATGTGGCCGGGGCAGAACAAGTCCCACCGGGGTATGGTGGCGGTCTTGGGGGGATCCGGCATGTTCGGCGGAGCCCCCTTTCTGTCTGCCATGGGGGCCCTGTGCGGGGGGGCCGGATGGGTGGTCTGCGGGGTTCCCTCCCAGTGGGCTCCCACCTATGGGCACCTGGTGCCCGAGTCCATGGTGCTCCCCCTTCCGTCGGACGGGAGAGGGGATTTGACGTCCGAGGCCTGGGATGTGATCGCCTCCTCCTACGGGGATAGGATCCGGTGTCTCGTCTTGGGGCCCGGCATGGGCCGGGGGGAGGGGGCCTCTTCCCTGGTTCGCCGGGTTCTTTCCTCTTGGGATGGGCCCCTGGTGTTGGATGCGGACGGACTCAGGATCCTGGCTGATACGGGGCTCCCCCGGGAGGCCCGGTGCAGCCTCTGGATAACCCCCCACGAGGGGGAGGCGGCGTGCCTGCTTGGGACCTCCAGCCGGTGGGTGGTGGAGAACCGACGGGATGCAGCAGAGGCCCTGGCCTCTAGGTTCGGCGGCGTGGTCCTCAAGGGCCGGAACTCGGTGGTGATGAGGGGGGAGGCTTTGTCGGTGGTCTGCGCCGGGCACCCGAACCTGTCGGTTCCGGGCTCTGGAGACGTGCTGGCGGGCATTATCGGAGCCTCCATCGCAAGGATGGGGGACGTGGAGGAGGCGGTTTGTCTGGCGGTGATCCTGCACGGGGTTGCCGGGGAGCGGCTGGCCTCCTCGGGAAGGGCGGACGGGATATTGGCCCGGGAGATCGCCCATCAGGCCGCTCTGGTTTTGGGGGGGCTTGGGGATGTATAG
- the acpS gene encoding holo-ACP synthase encodes MIIGVGVDMCSIARMRGKIGVPGFLERVFVEEELEYAMGRHDPAQSLAASFAAREAVAKAFGIGLARMGFKGAWVRRTSSGPVVCLDDKMVKYGEGIGLRSVHLSITHEGGMALAFVVLEGDG; translated from the coding sequence TTGATAATCGGAGTTGGGGTTGACATGTGCTCCATAGCAAGGATGAGGGGCAAGATAGGGGTCCCCGGCTTCCTCGAGAGGGTGTTCGTGGAGGAGGAGCTGGAGTACGCCATGGGGCGGCACGATCCCGCCCAGAGCCTGGCGGCCTCCTTCGCCGCCCGGGAGGCGGTGGCCAAGGCCTTCGGCATCGGACTTGCCAGGATGGGATTCAAGGGGGCTTGGGTCCGGCGGACCTCCTCGGGGCCCGTGGTCTGCCTTGATGATAAAATGGTGAAGTATGGGGAGGGGATCGGGCTTAGGTCCGTCCATCTATCGATAACCCACGAGGGGGGGATGGCGTTGGCCTTCGTGGTCTTGGAGGGGGATGGTTAG
- a CDS encoding aminotransferase class I/II-fold pyridoxal phosphate-dependent enzyme, translated as MNTTTFDRFTKGVTAVTRQLPPSLREEIRRMVRDIQFNLPSADNNGPLREAIAKIHQVPIDRVLIFRSPRDLMKDLRLSLVEGEVLMPWTEGGAREAFQDLGFNVTQIPWIKDPEGELSLDIQGFLDRWSSLRPKVVYLDLPNDPTGVALGEERVSELTGFTGGSLWVVDQRYADFSPQVPSPSDLLPLAGRGGMVVLRSFSLSWGMGALDGAYAIISSEELGRLFPSANSMEQPRGEILRYMVDQCGGWMESRTYSCRYLADEFRRGAEAIQGLRAYRGEGPFVLLESQRLGVVEALSGAGEWVFKVELPGTWGELVQVFASSEDRLASTLEELRTILENESAGEGELFTA; from the coding sequence ATGAACACCACGACCTTCGATCGATTCACCAAGGGGGTAACCGCGGTAACCCGCCAGCTTCCACCGTCCCTTCGGGAGGAGATCCGGCGGATGGTGCGGGACATCCAGTTCAACCTTCCATCAGCGGATAACAACGGACCCCTTAGGGAGGCCATCGCCAAAATCCACCAGGTCCCAATAGATAGGGTCCTCATCTTCCGATCCCCCCGGGATCTCATGAAAGACCTGCGGCTATCCCTTGTGGAGGGTGAGGTGCTGATGCCCTGGACCGAAGGCGGGGCCCGGGAGGCCTTCCAGGACCTGGGCTTCAACGTAACCCAAATCCCATGGATCAAGGATCCTGAAGGGGAACTCTCCCTGGATATCCAGGGCTTCCTGGACCGCTGGTCCTCCTTGAGGCCCAAGGTGGTCTACCTTGACCTTCCCAACGACCCAACTGGGGTGGCCCTGGGGGAGGAACGGGTCTCCGAGCTAACCGGTTTCACCGGAGGGTCCCTATGGGTGGTGGATCAGCGGTACGCGGACTTCTCCCCCCAGGTTCCATCCCCCTCGGACCTGCTGCCCCTGGCGGGCAGGGGGGGCATGGTGGTGCTCAGGTCCTTCTCCCTCTCCTGGGGGATGGGGGCCCTCGACGGGGCCTACGCCATCATCAGCTCCGAGGAGCTGGGGCGGCTCTTCCCCTCCGCCAACTCCATGGAACAGCCCCGGGGAGAGATCCTCAGGTACATGGTGGACCAGTGCGGCGGATGGATGGAGTCCAGGACCTATTCCTGCCGATACCTGGCGGACGAGTTCAGGCGAGGCGCGGAGGCCATCCAGGGACTCAGGGCCTACCGGGGAGAGGGACCCTTCGTCCTCCTGGAGAGCCAGCGCCTCGGGGTGGTGGAAGCCCTCAGCGGGGCGGGAGAATGGGTGTTCAAGGTGGAGCTGCCAGGCACCTGGGGGGAACTAGTTCAGGTGTTCGCCTCGTCGGAGGACAGGCTAGCGTCCACCCTGGAGGAGCTTCGGACCATTCTCGAGAATGAGAGCGCTGGAGAGGGTGAGCTCTTCACCGCTTGA
- a CDS encoding YerC/YecD family TrpR-related protein codes for MADRWKDRLTDQLCRAFLALEREEEVYSFLEDVATIGEIRAFAQRLEVARLLSEGMTYPQIAQRTGASTATISRVRKFLEYGAEGYKMVLERLKRASADK; via the coding sequence GTGGCCGACAGGTGGAAGGACAGGTTGACCGATCAGCTGTGCAGGGCCTTTCTGGCCCTGGAGAGGGAGGAAGAGGTCTATAGCTTCCTGGAGGACGTAGCCACCATCGGGGAGATCCGGGCCTTCGCCCAGAGGCTGGAGGTGGCCAGGCTACTGTCCGAGGGCATGACCTACCCCCAGATAGCCCAAAGGACCGGGGCCAGCACAGCCACCATAAGCCGGGTGAGAAAGTTCCTGGAGTACGGGGCAGAGGGCTACAAGATGGTTTTAGAGAGGCTGAAAAGGGCCTCGGCAGACAAGTAG